The following proteins come from a genomic window of Rutidosis leptorrhynchoides isolate AG116_Rl617_1_P2 chromosome 10, CSIRO_AGI_Rlap_v1, whole genome shotgun sequence:
- the LOC139870062 gene encoding uncharacterized protein: MTGDKSYDNTKRLEKATGPARGRNFMMTTDDAKKSNEVVLGTFLVNSKLAKVLFDSGADMSYVSLKYAATLDCPLCDRDYSLQVEIADGRFSVANRVYKNCVIDFGTEKFDIDLVPITLGEFFVVVGMDWLDQNRANLDCHEKFVRVRTPSGGELIVYGESRRRHVPICTYARARRLVSSGGMAYLSHVVDTRDEPPPIKSIPVVDEIEDVFPEELPGVPPVRQLEFRIDLVPGANPIAKTPYLLAPNEMHELLNQTQELLERALFDQVARHGSVKKYEHHLHELLKTLCKEKLYAKFSKCEFWFREVQYLGHIVNHEGSKVDPGKVEAVKDWERLTTPTELTRKNVKFEWGDVQENAFQLLKRKLCQAPVLMLLEGVEDMVVYCDASISGLGCVLMQRDHKNLEYFFGQHDINNRQRRWLDLLKDYDLDIRYHPGKANVVADALGWKNQVPSLQVKSLRMIPSNDFLEKVGEVQIEAFVHHKREERI, from the exons ATGACGGGTGATAAGAGCTATGATAACACCAAACGTTTAGAGAAGGCGACGGGGCCCGCGAGGGGCCGAAATTTCATGATGACTACCGATGATGCTAAGAAGTCCAACGAAGTGGTTttaggtactttcttggttaactctaaacTTGCTAAggttctatttgatagtggtgccgatATGTCGTATGTTTCCTTAAAATATGCGGCTACCTTAGATTGTCCCTTGTGTGATCGAGACTATTCCTTACAAGTCGAGATCGCCGATGGTAGGTTCTCGGTGGCTAACAGGGTGTATAAaaattgtgttattgatttcggaaccgAAAAGTTTGATATTGACTTGGTTCCCATTACTTTGGGTGAATTTTTTgtcgttgtgggtatggattggctcgatcaaaaTAGAGCTAATCTTGATTGTCATGAGAAATTTGTAAGGGtaagaaccccaagtgggggagagctaatcGTGTATGGTGAATCTCGAAGACGTCATGTGCCCATTTGTACTTATGCTCGGGCGCGTCGACTCGTGTCTAGTGGGGGTATGGCTTATCTatcccatgtggttgatactcgtgatgagccacctccCATTAAATCTATTCCCGTTGTTGATGAAATCGAGGATGTTTTTCCTGAAGAATTACCAGGTGTTCCACCGGTAAGACAATTAGAGTTTCGCATTGATTTGGTTCCGGGGGCGAATCCTATCGCCAAGACTCCCTATCTTTTGGCACCAAACGAGATGCACGAATTATtgaaccaaacccaagagttgttAGAAAGGGCTTTATTTGACCAAGtagctcgccatggg AGTGTAAAGAAATATGAACATCATCTGCATGAGTTGTTGAAGACGTTGtgtaaggagaagttgtatgcaaagttctctaagtgtgaattttggtttagGGAAGTGCAataccttggccatattgtgaatcacgaGGGGAGCAAGGTCGATCCGGGGAAGGTTGAGGCAGTTAAAGATTGGGAACGTCTGACTACacctacggaa CTAACCCGGAAGAATGTAAAGTTCGAATGGGGTGATGTGCAAGAGAATGCTTTTCAACTATTGAAGagaaaattgtgtcaagctccagtgttaatGTTACTGGAAGGGGTGGAAGATATGgtggtgtattgtgatgcctcgattAGTGGGCTCGGATGTGTTCTTATGCAGAGGG ATCATAAAAATTTAGAGTACTTCTTCGGTCAGCACGATATAAACAACCGTCAGCGACGATGGTTGGATTTGCTAAAAGATTATGATCTTGATATACGTTACCACCCGGGTAAAGCTAATGTAGTTGCAGATGCGTTAGGTTGGAAGAACCAAGTTCCGAGTTTGCAAGTGAAATCATTGCGAATGATACCTTCAAATGATTTCCTCGAGAAAGTCGGTGAGGTTCAAATTGAGGCGTTTGTCCATCATAAGCGCGAAGAGCGAATTTAA